A stretch of DNA from Methylosinus sp. LW4:
TCCAGACGTCGAGCCCCTCGAGATGGCGGAAGCTCTCCTGCGGCACGGAATTGAGGTCCGGCGTATAGGCCAGGCCGCCGATACGAAAGCCGAGCGCGTCCATATCGCCATGGTCGAGCCGGAACGGCATGGCTTCGATGGTTCCGCCGGGACCGTCCACCGTCACCTCGCGGCCGAGATGGATGCGATGCTCGTCGAGCAGCGGCGGATAATAGCTGCCGGGCGGCGTCTTGAAGATATAGTCGAAGCGATCCGTCAGCATTTTCGCCGTCGGCTCGTCCAGATAGGCCGGAATGCGGCGGCCGCTCTCCAGCACCAGGCCGCGCACATCGTCGACGCCATGCGTGTGATCGGCGTGCGGATGAGTGAAGAGGATCGCGTCGAGATGGTCGACCTTCGCGTCGATCAATTGCTCGCGCAGATCGGGCGAAGTGTCGACCAGCACATTGGTCCGCGCGTCGCCCTCGGTTCGCGTCGCCAATATCGAGCAGCGTCGGCGGCGATTCCGCGGATTGGCGGGATCGCAGGCGCCCCAGCCCTGGCCGACGCGCGGAACGCCGCCAGAGGAGCCGCAGCCCAATATTGTGACGGCGAGGCTCATTCGGCCGCCCGCCGTGTCTCGATCGGCGTCATTTTGGAGAACAGCGCCAGCGCATTGGCCGTCGTCTGCGCCGCCATCTCCTCGAAGGAGACGCCCTTGGCCACGGCGAGCGTGCGCGCTGTATCGGCGACATAGGCCGGCTCATTGCGCTTGCCGCGATGCGGGACGGGCGCGAGGAAGGGCGCGTCGGTCTCCACGAGCAGACGCTCCAGCGGCACGTCGCGGGCGATCTCGCGCAATTCGCCCGAGTTCTTGAACGTCACCACGCCGGAAAAGGAGATGTAGAGCCCGAGCTCGACGGCCGTCTCGGCCAGCGCGCGCGAGCTGGTGAAGCAATGGAGCAGGGCCTTGAAAGCCCCCTTCCCCATTTCCTCGCGCAGAATTTCGGCGCAATCGGCGTCGGCGTCGCGCGAGTGAATGACGAGCGGCAGCCCGCTCTCGCGCGCGGCGGCGATATGGGTGCGGAAGACGCGATGCGCCAGCTCGCGCGGGGCTTTGTCATAGTGATAATCGAGCCCCGCCTCGCCTATGCCGACGCATTTCTCGTGGCGCGCCAGCTCGACCAGCTCGGCGGCGCTCGCCTCGCGCTCCTCATGGGCGTGGTTGGGATGCGTGCCGACCGTGCAGAACACATCCTCGTAACGCTCGGCTATGGCGGCGATCGCAGCGAATTTTTCGACATGGGTCGAGATGGTGACGAAACGCGCGACCCCCTGCGCCCGCGCGCGCGCCACGACCTCCTCCTGCTCGGGAGCGAAATCGGGGAAGTCGAGATGGCAATGTGTGTCGATCAGCATGGGCTCGGCCTGAACTCTCGGCGTGTCGGCGCCGAACCCTTAACGCGCCCGGCCGGGAATTGGAACGATTCTATTCGGAGGAGGATTCCGCTTCCTTCAGGCGACGATGCAAGTCTGCGACCAGCCATTGGTCGTTCGGCGAAAGACGGCCCTCCCGTTCCAGTCGCTCGACGATCTCGCACGCTTTGGCGTAGAGCTCGAGGGGGCGCTCCCCAGTCGCAGCGAGCTTGATATAGGAATCAGCCAAATCCTGCTGATACTGCGCATTTTCAGGATCGCGCTCGGCAAGCGCCTCGCTGACCAAAAGCCCTTTTTCGAAGTATTCGCGCGCCTCGGCTTCGTCGTCCGCCGCGATGGCGAGGCTGCCCAAACGACCATAGGAAACAGACAAATCCCGCAGCAACTCCGCATTGCCGGGATGAGCCTCGGTCAGCGCCTCTCTTACCGCATGCGCTTTTTCGAAATAGTTTTTGGCTGCAGATCCATCA
This window harbors:
- a CDS encoding TatD family hydrolase, whose protein sequence is MLIDTHCHLDFPDFAPEQEEVVARARAQGVARFVTISTHVEKFAAIAAIAERYEDVFCTVGTHPNHAHEEREASAAELVELARHEKCVGIGEAGLDYHYDKAPRELAHRVFRTHIAAARESGLPLVIHSRDADADCAEILREEMGKGAFKALLHCFTSSRALAETAVELGLYISFSGVVTFKNSGELREIARDVPLERLLVETDAPFLAPVPHRGKRNEPAYVADTARTLAVAKGVSFEEMAAQTTANALALFSKMTPIETRRAAE
- a CDS encoding MBL fold metallo-hydrolase; the encoded protein is MSLAVTILGCGSSGGVPRVGQGWGACDPANPRNRRRRCSILATRTEGDARTNVLVDTSPDLREQLIDAKVDHLDAILFTHPHADHTHGVDDVRGLVLESGRRIPAYLDEPTAKMLTDRFDYIFKTPPGSYYPPLLDEHRIHLGREVTVDGPGGTIEAMPFRLDHGDMDALGFRIGGLAYTPDLNSVPQESFRHLEGLDVWIIDALRHKRHGTHLSVGEALEWVAHFKPRRAILTDLHVDLDYDALATTLPENVTPAFDGMRIELA